From one Pseudomonas fluorescens genomic stretch:
- the coxB gene encoding cytochrome c oxidase subunit II, which yields MMRHPHVWMGLLLWSVFGQAHAAWTVNMAPGATEVSNAVFDLHMTIFWICVIIGLVVFGAMFWSMIIHRRSTGQQPAHFHEHTWVEIMWTVVPFLILVAMAIPATKTLIDIYDASESDVDIQVTGYQWKWHYKYLGQDVEFFSNLATPADQIHNKAPKDEHYLLEVDQPLVLPVGAKVRFLVTAADVIHSWWVPAFAVKRDAIPGFVNEAWTRVEKPGIYRGQCTELCGKDHGFMPVVVEVKSKADYDTWLGERKAEAAKLKELTSKEWTLQELVERGDKVYHTTCVACHQAEGQGLPPMFPALKGSKIATGPKEDHLSIVFHGKPGTAMAAFGKQLSEVDIAAVVTYERNAWGNNKGDMVTPKDVLAIKQAESK from the coding sequence ATGATGCGACATCCACATGTCTGGATGGGCCTCCTGTTGTGGTCGGTATTCGGTCAGGCGCACGCCGCCTGGACCGTGAACATGGCGCCAGGGGCGACTGAAGTCAGCAACGCAGTGTTCGACCTGCACATGACCATCTTCTGGATCTGCGTGATCATCGGCCTGGTGGTCTTTGGCGCAATGTTCTGGTCGATGATCATCCACCGTCGTTCCACCGGCCAGCAGCCTGCACATTTTCACGAACACACCTGGGTCGAGATCATGTGGACGGTGGTGCCGTTTCTGATCCTGGTGGCCATGGCCATCCCGGCGACCAAGACCCTGATCGATATCTACGACGCCAGTGAATCGGACGTCGACATCCAGGTCACCGGCTACCAGTGGAAGTGGCACTACAAATACCTGGGCCAGGATGTCGAGTTCTTCAGCAACCTGGCCACTCCCGCCGATCAGATCCACAACAAAGCGCCCAAGGACGAGCACTACCTGCTCGAAGTCGATCAGCCGCTGGTGTTGCCCGTGGGGGCCAAGGTGCGCTTCTTGGTCACTGCCGCCGACGTTATCCACTCCTGGTGGGTGCCGGCCTTTGCAGTCAAGCGTGACGCCATCCCCGGCTTCGTCAACGAAGCCTGGACCCGGGTCGAGAAGCCTGGCATCTACCGCGGCCAATGCACCGAACTGTGCGGCAAGGACCACGGCTTCATGCCGGTGGTGGTCGAGGTCAAGTCCAAGGCCGACTACGACACCTGGCTCGGCGAGCGCAAGGCCGAGGCAGCCAAGCTCAAGGAACTGACCAGCAAGGAATGGACCCTGCAGGAGCTGGTCGAGCGTGGCGACAAGGTCTACCACACCACCTGCGTAGCCTGTCACCAGGCCGAAGGCCAGGGCCTGCCGCCGATGTTCCCGGCGCTCAAGGGCTCGAAAATCGCCACCGGGCCGAAGGAAGACCACCTGAGCATCGTCTTCCACGGCAAGCCGGGCACGGCCATGGCCGCTTTCGGCAAGCAGCTCTCGGAAGTCGATATCGCCGCCGTGGTGACCTACGAACGCAACGCCTGGGGCAACAACAAGGGCGACATGGTCACGCCAAAAGACGTGCTGGCGATCAAACAGGCAGAAAGCAAATGA